From Coffea arabica cultivar ET-39 chromosome 2e, Coffea Arabica ET-39 HiFi, whole genome shotgun sequence, the proteins below share one genomic window:
- the LOC140036548 gene encoding epi-neemfruitin B synthase L1AT-like — translation MAGQMHRQFLLTEAPSKSCKMNVQILSEEIIRPSSPTPHHHPNTYKVSLLDQFSPSSYMPFILFYKNKNNSLDHQDSAQTLSHLKESFSKTLAIYYPLAGRFRDAATIECNDEGGLYVEAQVNCTLPEFLKQPDVQFLNNFLPCKANGLEKDRIPPVAVKITQFQCGGLVVGACLFHKVVDAAASAAFLNSWARVARGEKVVEPDFSSASALFPPKDPLSDDFVRYFDNFFFQGKKSFMRRYVFDATALTTLRANAASEKVPNPSRVEALSAFVAERLTWASTSAKSENFSTLMITHPVNLRQRIEPPLPDNTFGNIIWLAFAFYEIDPSNTEKKIDLADLVKILREAFAGLNKDSIAELDADEAFNALNEVLESVYTNENIKIFRFTSANNMGLYDVDFGWGTPSWVAHMGDMVGYRSKQQFVFLEATTGKGLELWLASDEAELSILEKDPEFLEYATPNPSICIE, via the coding sequence ATGGCAGGGCAAATGCATAGACAATTTTTGCTAACAGAAGCTCCCTCCAAATCTTGCAAGATGAACGTCCAAATCCTTTCAGAGGAAATAATCAGACCCTCCTCACCAACTCCTCATCATCACCCAAACACCTATAAAGTTTCCCTCCTCGACCAATTTTCTCCATCGTCCTACATGCCATTCATCCTTTTCTACAAGAACAAGAACAACAGTCTAGACCATCAAGATTCTGCTCAAACCCTGTCTCACCTGAAGGAATCTTTCTCTAAAACTCTAGCGATCTACTACCCTCTAGCGGGAAGATTCAGAGACGCTGCCACCATCGAGTGCAATGATGAGGGAGGGTTGTACGTAGAAGCACAGGTAAATTGCACTTTACCCGAGTTTCTCAAGCAGCCTGATGTCCAATTCCTCAATAACTTCCTCCCGTGCAAAGCCAACGGCCTGGAGAAGGACCGAATACCACCTGTTGCTGTCAAAATAACGCAATTCCAATGCGGCGGTCTTGTTGTCGGAGCCTGTTTATTCCACAAAGTTGTAGATGCAGCTGCTTCCGCTGCTTTTCTCAACAGTTGGGCCAGAGTTGCTCGTGGTGAAAAAGTTGTCGAACCAGACTTCTCATCAGCATCAGCCCTTTTCCCTCCCAAGGATCCGTTATCCGATGATTTCGTAAGATACTTCGATAACTTCTTCTTCCAGGGAAAAAAATCCTTCATGAGAAGATATGTTTTCGACGCAACAGCACTAACGACTCTCAGGGCAAACGCTGCCAGCGAAAAGGTCCCAAATCCGTCCCGCGTGGAAGCATTATCTGCCTTCGTGGCCGAACGCTTGACTTGGGCCTCTACATCAgcaaaatctgaaaatttctcGACGCTGATGATTACTCATCCCGTCAACCTCCGACAGAGAATTGAGCCACCTTTGCCTGATAACACTTTCGGGAACATAATCTGGTTGGCCTTTGCCTTCTACGAAATCGACCCTTCCAACACCGAGAAGAAGATCGATCTTGCTGATCTGGTGAAAATATTGAGGGAAGCCTTTGCCGGTTTGAACAAGGACAGTATTGCTGAGCTAGATGCCGATGAGGCATTCAACGCCCTCAATGAGGTGCTGGAAAGCGTGTATACCAATGAAAATATAAAGATCTTCCGGTTCACCAGCGCAAACAACATGGGTCTGTATGACGTTGATTTTGGGTGGGGAACGCCCAGTTGGGTAGCTCATATGGGGGATATGGTTGGCTATAGGTCCAAGCAACAATTCGTGTTCTTGGAAGCTACTACTGGTAAGGGGTTAGAGCTGTGGTTGGCCTCTGATGAGGCTGAACTTTCCATACTGGAAAAAGATCCTGAGTTTCTGGAATATGCGACCCCCAATCCAAGCATTTGCATTGAATAA